From Pantoea vagans:
GGCGCAGCCAGTTCTCGGCAGTCTTTACCGACCTGCATCTGTTTGACCGGTTAATCGGACGGGAAGGGGTTGCGGCTAATCCGGCGCTGGTTCAGCAGTGGCTGGAGCGGCTGAAGATGCAGGACAAACTGAAGATTGAAGGCAACAAAGTGCTGAACCTGCGGCTGTCTAAAGGGCAGAGTAAGCGACTGGCACTGCTGCTGGCGGTGGCGGAAGAGCGCGATGTGCTGTTACTGGATGAGTGGGCGGCCGATCAGGATCCCCATTTTCGCCGCATCTTTTATCGCGAGCTGCTGCCGTGGTTGCAGCAGGCGGGTAAAACGGTATTTGCCATCAGCCATGACGATCATTACTTCATTCATGCCGACCGGCTGCTGGAGATGCGCGAAGGCCAGTTAACGGAGCTGACCGGTAATGAGCGCGACCTCGCCACGCTCGACTCGGTAAAGCGCACTGACACCGGACTTTGACGGCAGCTGGCAAAACTTAGCAGAAAAGCGCACTGGCGTGCTGCGCGTCAGACAGGCTACTTTAGCAATCAGCAGAAACGTCGGTTTCTGCCATCCTGAAACGTCTTCTTTCGTCTGTGTTTACCCCGGCTAAATACTCTTGTTTAGCCGGTTTTTTAAAGCTGATGTGTGACCAGGGTGATGACCTGATTCTCCTGCCACATAAAGTCCGCTTCCAGTAACGTCCCTCTCACAAAATACTCGCCGACGTGCTGAGTCAGCCTCAGCGTGGCACTTTGCTGCGCGAAATCTACCGACACCAGTGCCGCATCCAGAAAATCCATCGGCTGATGCAGTTGTGGCCATAGCGCTTTATATACGCTCTCTTTGAGCGAGAAGAGCAGGGTGGCGGCCGCACTGAAGGAGACGGGCAGCGTCCGCAACAGCTGCTGTTCCTGCTCGTTCATCAGCAGCGTTGCCGTTTCCTGTGCCGTGGTCTCTGACATCAACTGCTCGACATCAACGCCAACGGCGCAGGGCTGATGGGTAGCCGCCACGACGACGACACCACTACTGTGTGACAGTGACGCCTGAATGCCGGCAGGCCAGAGGGGGGATCGGTCAGGAGCGTTAGTCAGAATGAAATCATCAATGCCCAGTTCTGCCATTACTGACCGGGCAAGTAACCGGCTGGCAAGATATTCCGCACGTCTTTTATTGACCGCCTGCTGCAGTCGGGTGGGCAGTTGAATACCCCATTCGACAGCCAGCGCGTCATGGTATTTTTGTGGGTCAAAGTGACTCACCGCCAGCAAAGGATCGCTGTGGTTAAGATGACAGGAAAGGATAAAGCCGCCTGCAACAGGCGGCAGCGGCAGGTCGGGATAGCGCATGCGAAACCATCATCAGAACCCAAAAAGGCATTTAATCAGGCGCGATGGTTCAGGGCAAGCAGCCCGCCGCAATCAGTCGTTGGGAGGAATGGCAAAACTTTTAAGAGAAACAACGAAATGGTGGTGACCCCTGCTGATGCGTGCACCCCGGTCGCACCAGTGGCTCGCCAGACGAAAGAAATCGTCGCTGCCAATGTCATACGCCAGTTCCACTTTGCTAATGCCTGAATGAAGTAACGCTTCTGCATCTTTCAGGCTTTTCGCTTTGATCGCCATAAAAATTATCCGTCAATTTCTGGGGAGTTCAGGGTAGTTATTTTCTGTGACATTTTTGTTTCAGTTTGATGAAAAAGCGCAGCGGGTGGCTACTTTTGTGAGGCGGATCAGGCTTTCTTGCAAGCTTTAACCTGATGATTACATGAGGAATGCTAGCCCCGTTCGGGATTAATCTGAATATTAAGCAATGGGAAGCAGCGACAGAGAAAGGCCGCGTCAGACGCGGCCCTGTGGGTTACTTTTCGTCTGGCGGGGAAGGTTGCTTATCGCCGGACTCAGGTGCTTCGGTTGGATCGTCTTTTTCAATTACCGTCATAAACTCTCCTCTTGTTACCCACTCGTTTTTAAGTATAGATCGGATTGCTGGACGCGCGAGGAGAGTTAAAGTCTGACGACAGAAACGAAAAAAGCAGCCTTTTGGGCTGCTTTTCAGGGAATTTGGTCGGCACGAGAGGATTTGAACCTCCGACCCCGGACACCCCATGACCGTGCGCTACCAGGCTGCGCTACGTGCCGAACACTGGAAGATAAGTCTACTGGTTATCGTCATGAATGCAAGATACCCGCAAACTATTTGCCTGATAATTAATCAGTTAGCGATAAACCGCTTCTCCTCGGTGAGCACCTGCAACAGCAATGCCAGCTCTGGCTTGTGATCTTTCAGCGCGTTGCCCTGCGCATCATAAGCGCGATAGCTGCCGTTGTTGTTGAGCACCAGCGTCACCTGCGGCGTGGTAATGACCAGTTTATTCTCTTCGCTGCTGGCGACCCAGTCATGGCGACGACGCGCTGCAAACAGATCTTCACCCTGCGAGTAATTCACCGGATTGGTCCGCACATGCAGCAGGCGCTGCATCAGCGTCGCCATTACATCCTGATGATCCGAAA
This genomic window contains:
- a CDS encoding 4'-phosphopantetheinyl transferase family protein, which translates into the protein MRYPDLPLPPVAGGFILSCHLNHSDPLLAVSHFDPQKYHDALAVEWGIQLPTRLQQAVNKRRAEYLASRLLARSVMAELGIDDFILTNAPDRSPLWPAGIQASLSHSSGVVVVAATHQPCAVGVDVEQLMSETTAQETATLLMNEQEQQLLRTLPVSFSAAATLLFSLKESVYKALWPQLHQPMDFLDAALVSVDFAQQSATLRLTQHVGEYFVRGTLLEADFMWQENQVITLVTHQL